A stretch of Halichondria panicea chromosome 1, odHalPani1.1, whole genome shotgun sequence DNA encodes these proteins:
- the LOC135344459 gene encoding uncharacterized protein LOC135344459 isoform X1, protein MEFGYCKAAVSKTLTMIALHVVFLCVFAAAEDEANVISFQPERDLIPVGQPMSYTCKVKGRAVWEFGTYYYNTASSDFVGNRSNLNDGVNITDFTDASGNHLSKLFLSSSIVQSLNDTDMACGATTSLTLRPTEYEQFRVKVFSSPTSPGNVRVVSERQKEVTLTWEPSFLPFNISPQYKVYVDGVVEATMEKPSFVFSRSEHSCDSHQIQVEAYNEVGSITSEHIEVVLPAVPEVDALSDSISTDITKSGAQVQVTVSFDQAVSCPAHPVTNYTVTLTSSISTPIIRTVTTPPKDNVSITVGGLNDNTLYTYQVHANNAIGSAASAVKTFYTTDVLSGTAMEMNEGTLFLRCEFVPGSNALGCQIKLETLTRLGNLTHSLYRSQPDADSVDTVINITNLSCYDKMLVFDIESDNTTGNLGMPGEFHVSGNKPCIAPLNTEGNDSPDSTIAAIYGGAVGGILVLVCLIGIVLIALLLLRKKLSSEEQIAAPIYEEVGLSGNDIQLESNDAYGKAVRCSKGIQLQSNQAYELAI, encoded by the exons ATGGAGTTTGGATATTGTAAGGCAGCAGTCAGCAAGACTCTAACCATGATTGCTCTACACGTGGTTTTCCTTTGTGTCTTTGCTGCTGCAGAAGATGAAG caaatgtGATCAGTTTTCAACCAGAGAGAGACCTAATACCTGTTGGTCAACCAATGAGCTATACCTGCAAGGTTAAGGGTCGTGCGGTATGGGAGTTTGGTACTTATTACTACAATACAGCCTCCAGCGACTTTGTGGGGAATAGAAGCAATCTAAATGATGGAGTGAACATCACTGACTTTACTGATGCAAGTGGCAATCATCTCTCCAAATTATTTCTTTCTTCGTCCATTGTACAAAGTCTGAATGATACAGACATGGCCTGTGGTGCAACAACAAGTCTAACCTTAAGACCAACTGAATACGAGCAGTTTAGAGTTAAAGTTTTCA gtTCCCCCACTTCCCCTGGCAATGTGAGAGTGGTGTCAGAGAGGCAGAAAGAGGTCACTTTGACGTGGGAACCTTCGTTCCTGCCGTTCAACATCTCCCCTCAGTACAAGGTGTATGTAGACGGTGTCGTCGAAGCTACGATGGAAAAGCCTTCTTTTGTGTTCTCAAGATCGGAGCACTCGTGTGATTCTCACCAGATACAAGTTGAGGCGTACAATGAAGTTGGCAGTATCACCTCGGAGCACATTGAAGTGGTTTTAcctgcag TTCCTGAGGTGGATGCACTGAGTGACAGCATCTCTACCGATATTACAAAGAGTGGTGCTCAAGTTCAAGTCACAGTTTCTTTTGAC CAAGCCGTGTCATGTCCGGCTCACCCGGTAACCAACTACACGGTGACGCTCACCTCAAGCATCTCCACCCCCATCATTCGGacagtgaccacaccccctaaaGACAACGTCTCTATCACAGTGGGGGGTCTGAACGACAACACACTCTACACCTACCAGGTGCACGCTAACAATGCCATTGGAAGTGCAGCCTCAGCAGTGAAAACATTTT acACGACTGATGTGCTCAGCGGCACTGCCATGGAGATGAATGAAGGTACACTGTTCCTGCGTTGTGAGTTTGTCCCCGGATCCAACGCACTTGGTTGTCAG ATTAAACTGGAGACCCTCACTCGCCTTGGTAACCTCACTCATTCCCTCTATCGTAGCCAACCAGATGCGGACTCTGTGGACACTGTCATCAACATCACTAACCTCTCCTGTTACGACAAGATGCTCGTGTTTGATATAGAGTCCGACAACACCACCGGTAACCTAGGCATGCCGGGAGAGTTCCATGTCAGTGGCAACAAGCCGTGTATCGCTCCTTTAAACACAGAAGGTAACG ATTCTCCAGATTCTACTATTGCGGCTATTTATGGTGGTGCTGTTGGTGGGATACTGGTGTTAGTGTGTCTTATTGGTATCGTCTTGATTGCCTTACTCTTACTGAGGAAAAAGCTATCTAGTGAAGAACAAATAGCTGCTCCAATTTACGAGGAAGTAGGTCTTTCAGGAAATGACATTCAACTCGAGTCCAATGATGCATATGGAAAG gctgttAGATGCTCCAAGGGTATTCAACTACAATCTAACCAGGCTTATgaactagctatata G
- the LOC135344459 gene encoding uncharacterized protein LOC135344459 isoform X2 produces MEFGYCKAAVSKTLTMIALHVVFLCVFAAAEDEANVISFQPERDLIPVGQPMSYTCKVKGRAVWEFGTYYYNTASSDFVGNRSNLNDGVNITDFTDASGNHLSKLFLSSSIVQSLNDTDMACGATTSLTLRPTEYEQFRVKVFSSPTSPGNVRVVSERQKEVTLTWEPSFLPFNISPQYKVYVDGVVEATMEKPSFVFSRSEHSCDSHQIQVEAYNEVGSITSEHIEVVLPAVPEVDALSDSISTDITKSGAQVQVTVSFDQAVSCPAHPVTNYTVTLTSSISTPIIRTVTTPPKDNVSITVGGLNDNTLYTYQVHANNAIGSAASAVKTFYTTDVLSGTAMEMNEGTLFLRCEFVPGSNALGCQIKLETLTRLGNLTHSLYRSQPDADSVDTVINITNLSCYDKMLVFDIESDNTTGNLGMPGEFHVSGNKPCIAPLNTEDSPDSTIAAIYGGAVGGILVLVCLIGIVLIALLLLRKKLSSEEQIAAPIYEEVGLSGNDIQLESNDAYGKAVRCSKGIQLQSNQAYELAI; encoded by the exons ATGGAGTTTGGATATTGTAAGGCAGCAGTCAGCAAGACTCTAACCATGATTGCTCTACACGTGGTTTTCCTTTGTGTCTTTGCTGCTGCAGAAGATGAAG caaatgtGATCAGTTTTCAACCAGAGAGAGACCTAATACCTGTTGGTCAACCAATGAGCTATACCTGCAAGGTTAAGGGTCGTGCGGTATGGGAGTTTGGTACTTATTACTACAATACAGCCTCCAGCGACTTTGTGGGGAATAGAAGCAATCTAAATGATGGAGTGAACATCACTGACTTTACTGATGCAAGTGGCAATCATCTCTCCAAATTATTTCTTTCTTCGTCCATTGTACAAAGTCTGAATGATACAGACATGGCCTGTGGTGCAACAACAAGTCTAACCTTAAGACCAACTGAATACGAGCAGTTTAGAGTTAAAGTTTTCA gtTCCCCCACTTCCCCTGGCAATGTGAGAGTGGTGTCAGAGAGGCAGAAAGAGGTCACTTTGACGTGGGAACCTTCGTTCCTGCCGTTCAACATCTCCCCTCAGTACAAGGTGTATGTAGACGGTGTCGTCGAAGCTACGATGGAAAAGCCTTCTTTTGTGTTCTCAAGATCGGAGCACTCGTGTGATTCTCACCAGATACAAGTTGAGGCGTACAATGAAGTTGGCAGTATCACCTCGGAGCACATTGAAGTGGTTTTAcctgcag TTCCTGAGGTGGATGCACTGAGTGACAGCATCTCTACCGATATTACAAAGAGTGGTGCTCAAGTTCAAGTCACAGTTTCTTTTGAC CAAGCCGTGTCATGTCCGGCTCACCCGGTAACCAACTACACGGTGACGCTCACCTCAAGCATCTCCACCCCCATCATTCGGacagtgaccacaccccctaaaGACAACGTCTCTATCACAGTGGGGGGTCTGAACGACAACACACTCTACACCTACCAGGTGCACGCTAACAATGCCATTGGAAGTGCAGCCTCAGCAGTGAAAACATTTT acACGACTGATGTGCTCAGCGGCACTGCCATGGAGATGAATGAAGGTACACTGTTCCTGCGTTGTGAGTTTGTCCCCGGATCCAACGCACTTGGTTGTCAG ATTAAACTGGAGACCCTCACTCGCCTTGGTAACCTCACTCATTCCCTCTATCGTAGCCAACCAGATGCGGACTCTGTGGACACTGTCATCAACATCACTAACCTCTCCTGTTACGACAAGATGCTCGTGTTTGATATAGAGTCCGACAACACCACCGGTAACCTAGGCATGCCGGGAGAGTTCCATGTCAGTGGCAACAAGCCGTGTATCGCTCCTTTAAACACAGAAG ATTCTCCAGATTCTACTATTGCGGCTATTTATGGTGGTGCTGTTGGTGGGATACTGGTGTTAGTGTGTCTTATTGGTATCGTCTTGATTGCCTTACTCTTACTGAGGAAAAAGCTATCTAGTGAAGAACAAATAGCTGCTCCAATTTACGAGGAAGTAGGTCTTTCAGGAAATGACATTCAACTCGAGTCCAATGATGCATATGGAAAG gctgttAGATGCTCCAAGGGTATTCAACTACAATCTAACCAGGCTTATgaactagctatata G